A window of Methanolobus sediminis contains these coding sequences:
- the queC gene encoding 7-cyano-7-deazaguanine synthase QueC → MTAIALLSSGLDSVTSVAAVLEKTDVKMALIFNYGQRAVKREIQNSIKVCEHFGLDYRVLDITWMQEITNTSLVNTNTDVPKLSMDEISEDADPSITVESAKAVWVPNRNGILINIAAAYAESMDCEYVIVGFNKEEAVTFPDNSPEFITAIDDSLSYSTQNGVKVLAPLIGMNKKEIVARAIELKAPLEYSWSCYHGADAPCGECESCTRRRRAFEAAGAKDPLLVRLGKQ, encoded by the coding sequence ATTACTGCAATTGCTTTGTTAAGTAGCGGTCTTGATTCAGTGACTTCCGTTGCGGCAGTCCTCGAAAAGACTGATGTAAAAATGGCCCTTATATTCAATTACGGGCAGCGTGCTGTTAAGCGTGAGATACAGAATTCCATAAAAGTATGCGAACACTTTGGATTAGATTATCGTGTTCTCGATATTACCTGGATGCAGGAGATTACCAATACATCACTTGTGAACACGAATACTGACGTTCCAAAGCTCAGTATGGATGAGATATCCGAAGATGCTGACCCTTCTATAACAGTTGAATCTGCCAAAGCTGTCTGGGTTCCAAACAGGAACGGTATTCTCATAAACATCGCTGCAGCATATGCTGAAAGTATGGACTGTGAGTATGTTATTGTAGGTTTCAACAAAGAGGAAGCTGTCACATTCCCTGATAATTCCCCGGAATTTATCACTGCAATTGATGATTCACTTTCATATTCAACACAGAATGGTGTTAAAGTGCTTGCGCCGCTCATTGGAATGAACAAGAAAGAGATAGTTGCAAGGGCTATTGAGCTGAAAGCTCCGCTTGAATATAGCTGGAGCTGCTACCATGGTGCTGATGCTCCATGTGGTGAATGTGAAAGTTGCACCAGAAGAAGAAGAGCTTTTGAAGCTGCAGGTGCCAAAGACCCTCTGCTTGTAAGGCTTGGTAAACAATAG